CGATCTTCCAACTCAACGGTGTTTTTTGTTTTTTCTAAGATCATCGCCATTTTTACCACTCCCTATATCATCTTATTTTTTCTTGCATTCACTCTTGTTTTCTCCTTATTTGATGAATCAATTCCAGAACCTTGTTCTCATTTTTCCTTCCTTGTACTTCTACTCCACTGCTAACATCCAAGACATCTGGTTTTACCATTTTAATAGCTTCTTCTACATTTTCTATTTTTAATCCACCAGCTAGTATCAGCTTACCTTCTACGGAAATATGTTGAGCCCATTCCCATGGAAACGTAATCCCATTTCCACCTTTCAGCGGTCCTGCTGAATCTACCAAATAACCATCTACCTGATAGTCCTTTACCTTCTCCAAATCATACTGTGTTCGGATCGTAAAACTTTTCCAAACTTTATATCCCTCTTGCTTAATATACCTACAATACTCCGGACTTTCATTTCCATGAAGCTGAATAATATCAAGAGGTACCCCAGCCGCTTGTTTTAGCAGTTCATCTGTTTTCATATCTACAAATACACCAACACGATTAATC
This genomic interval from Tindallia magadiensis contains the following:
- a CDS encoding phosphoribosylanthranilate isomerase, with product MTQVKICGISKPEELIGIQKGMPDYIGFVFAPSKRKVSLEQAISLSKEVDATINRVGVFVDMKTDELLKQAAGVPLDIIQLHGNESPEYCRYIKQEGYKVWKSFTIRTQYDLEKVKDYQVDGYLVDSAGPLKGGNGITFPWEWAQHISVEGKLILAGGLKIENVEEAIKMVKPDVLDVSSGVEVQGRKNENKVLELIHQIRRKQE